A window of Marinobacter sp. es.042 genomic DNA:
GTCGCTCAGCTTTGGGCGCCATCACGCTGTCCACGCCACACAAAGTCACACCCCGAAGAATGAACGGGGCAACGGTGGACGGGAAGTCCATGCCGGCCGCCAGACCACAGGCTGCGACGACGCCACGGTATTTCATGCCGGCACAGACATTGGCCAGCACCTGTCCACCGGCCACATCAATGGCGCCGGCCCAGGTCTCGCGCACCAGGGGTTTGCTTGGTTCACTCAGCTCAGCGCGATCGAGGATGTTTCCGGCCCCCAACGACTTCAGATAGTCTGCTTCCTCGGATCGGCCGGTCACCGCGGTCACGGAATAACCCCGCTTGGCCAGCAGCGCCACCGCAATGCTTCCAACGCCGCCGGTTGCCCCGGTCACCAGGATGTCCCCGGAATCAGGTGTTACGCCATTCTTTTCCAGTGCCATGACACAAAGCATGGCGGTATAGCCGGCGGTGCCGATGGCCATGGCCTGTCGAGGAGAAAACGCCTTGGGCAGAGGAATCAGCCAGTCACCGGAAACACGGGCTTTCTCGGCCAGGCCGCCCCAGTGTTTCTCGCCAACGCCCCACCCGTTCAAGACAACCGGGTCGCCTGCCTTGAAGTCTGCATGCGTGGAGCTTGATACGGTGCCGGCAAAGTCGATGCCTGGAATCATCGGATACTGTTTCACGATCGGTGACTTTCCGGTGATGGCCAGAGCATCCTTGTAGTTCAAGGTTGAGAAGGCTACGTCCACGGTAACGTCGCCTTCGGGCAGCTCTGATTCTTCTATGGATGTCAGTGACACTTTTTGGTCGCCGCGTGATCCTTCAATGAGTATGCCTTTAAACATGTTGTCTCCCTCGTTTGGGTAGTAGAAGGCGGTTTTTCAGTCCAGGTCATGCCCCGCGCAGGAGCGAACGGAATCCCTGGGCGAACTGATCCAGTGGTTCTGGTGATTGGTCCAGCTTTGCTCGCAATACAGCGCCTTCCCAGCCAATCCAGAAGAAGTGGGCCATTTGATCGCACTCTAGATGCTTGGCAATCTCGCCGGTCTGCTGGGCGTCCCTCAGAACCTCAGTGGTGCGGTGCTCCCAGTCCCTGAAAACGCTCTGTAGCAGATCCCGGAAACCCTCAGGCAGTGCAGTCATTTCCTGCCCCAGGTTGCCGATCAGGCAGCCGCGACGATATTCGAACCGGCCCATACCCGCTTTGGCATCTTCAACGAAGGCGTTAAGACGCTGCAGGGGAGTGAGGGTGCGGTCCTGAAACCATCGATCAAGTTTGCCCGCAAAATATCGACCGTAGGCTTCGATCAGGATCTTCCCGAAAGACTCCTTGTTGTCGAAATAGTGGTAGAAAGAGCCTTTCGGTACGCCGGCCTTGCGCAGAATTTCGTCGATTCCTGTGTACGAGTAGCCTTTCTCCGTGAGTACCTGGAGGCCTACGTTGATGAGCGTTTGCCGGGTATCCCTGAAATTCGAATCTGCGGTCTTAGGAGGACGTCCCCGTTTTCGCTTTATATCTGCTGTCTGGTTCATCTTCTCGACTCGATTTAGACCGATCGTCTAATTAATTTATGAATTAAAATAGACCGGGCGTCTAATAAAATCAAGTCAATTTGCGATGGAGTGCAATTCGGGCGTGATTGGGAGTCGCTCCAGAATCTCGCCTATGGCTTTGAGGACGATTCTCCAAGTTGGCTCAGAGCCCTGATGACCAGCTTGCTGACCTCTGCCTCGGCCTGACCCCTTCTCGCCAGTCCTGTAAGACCTTCTTACATACACTCTGAAGCGCTTCGCGAAATACTCCCTCAACCGGTCTCCGATACCGGCAGGTTTCAAAACATCTGAGGGAGTAACAGATGAAAACAACAACGATTGGCCGGAAAGCCGGCAGTGGATTTGGGCATTGGTGGCTGGCAATGATCGCCGCTGTGCTATTGGCCGGTTGCGGCGGTGGGGGCGGCGAGACGGAGGTGTCCAGCCCCTCGGATTTCGAACCCCCGGCGGAGCCCGTGAACATAGGGGGCGATGTCGAGCTTTATGATCCCGAGCGGCTGATTGATGTGTCGGTCACTATGAGCTCCGCCGATTTCAGCAAACTGAAATCGGAAGCCCGAACCCTGGCCAGCACCGACCGGGAATGTGTGCCCGAGTTCGAATACACGGAATTCACGGCCAGCGTCACCATCGACGGTGACCGCATGGACCGGGTGATCGTGCGCAAGAAGGGCTACATGGGCTCCCTGAGCCCCAGTATCCCCTCTCTCAAGCTGGACTTTAACGATCTCTGGCCTGGTCGCACCTATCAGAACATGACCCGGATGACCCTGAACAATAACCGCCAGGACCCCTCTAATGCCCGCCAGTGCATGGCCTATGACCAGTTCCGGCAGGCCGGGCTCGCGGCGCCGAAATGCAATTACGCCAGAGTGTCTGTCAATGGCGAGGATCTGGGTGTGTTTACCAATGTCGAGCCGATCAAGAAGCCCTTTCTGGCACGGGCATTCGGGGACGACGACGGTAACCAGTACGAAGCCCAAACGGCGGACTTCGGTACCTGGCTGAGCCAGCGTTTCGAGAAAAAGACCAACGAAAAAGAAAACGACCGGACTGACCTGCAGGCCGTTACCGATGCTCTGGCGTTACCCGATGAGCAGATGGTGAATGTATTGCCGCAGCTGGTGGATGTGGATGAATTTATCCGGTTCTGGGCGATAGAAACCCTGCTGGGCGCCTGGGATTCCGCCACTGGCAACGCCAACAATTTTCACATCTATCGGGACCCCGGAGACGGCCTGTTCCATTTTATTCCCTGGGGCGCTGATACGGCGTTTCGTGGGGCGCATCCCCTGAAGCCGCTCACGGGGGTGCTGTATCGCAACTTCTCGCTGGCGGACCGGTTTTTCAACATTCCCGAGTACCGGGCGCGCTATGTGGCCGAGCTTGAAGACCTGCTGGCCACCCAGTGGGATGAGGCCGATTTGCTGGCGGAAGTGGAGCGGATACGTGAACTCACCGGAACCAGCGCGGAGGCGACTGCCAGCCTGAAAGCTTTCATTGGTGGCCGCGGCGTGGCCAGTGATGACGATTTCCGGCCTGCCCGTCGAGCTGTTGTTGAACAGGCCATCGCCGAGGAAACGGCCTCCGGGGAAGTGTACCGGCTTGCGGACACGCAACCGGATTGCAGCGTGCCGGCGACAACCAGCTTGACCGGCACCATCAAGTCCGAGGACCGTGCCGACACAGGTGCCTTCCGCTTTACGCTGCCGGGAGGTCGGGCGGTGAACGCGAGCCTGACTTTTGCCGCCTTCGAGGTGGACAGCCTGGTTTACTCGGTTGATCGCGAATCAAAGCCGGCGGTGATCAGCCTCCTGCTGATTGGCGTGGATATCAACGACAATTTCACACCCTATGTGCTTCAACTGTTTATCGAGGCATCCGATTACGTGCCGGGCACACACGAGTTCCATGGCTTTGCCACCAACGCTCTGTTGTTTGAGGTGGATGAAAGCCAGCCCGGGGACGTGCGTGCCCTGGCCCTTG
This region includes:
- a CDS encoding TetR/AcrR family transcriptional regulator encodes the protein MNQTADIKRKRGRPPKTADSNFRDTRQTLINVGLQVLTEKGYSYTGIDEILRKAGVPKGSFYHYFDNKESFGKILIEAYGRYFAGKLDRWFQDRTLTPLQRLNAFVEDAKAGMGRFEYRRGCLIGNLGQEMTALPEGFRDLLQSVFRDWEHRTTEVLRDAQQTGEIAKHLECDQMAHFFWIGWEGAVLRAKLDQSPEPLDQFAQGFRSLLRGA
- a CDS encoding CotH kinase family protein encodes the protein MKTTTIGRKAGSGFGHWWLAMIAAVLLAGCGGGGGETEVSSPSDFEPPAEPVNIGGDVELYDPERLIDVSVTMSSADFSKLKSEARTLASTDRECVPEFEYTEFTASVTIDGDRMDRVIVRKKGYMGSLSPSIPSLKLDFNDLWPGRTYQNMTRMTLNNNRQDPSNARQCMAYDQFRQAGLAAPKCNYARVSVNGEDLGVFTNVEPIKKPFLARAFGDDDGNQYEAQTADFGTWLSQRFEKKTNEKENDRTDLQAVTDALALPDEQMVNVLPQLVDVDEFIRFWAIETLLGAWDSATGNANNFHIYRDPGDGLFHFIPWGADTAFRGAHPLKPLTGVLYRNFSLADRFFNIPEYRARYVAELEDLLATQWDEADLLAEVERIRELTGTSAEATASLKAFIGGRGVASDDDFRPARRAVVEQAIAEETASGEVYRLADTQPDCSVPATTSLTGTIKSEDRADTGAFRFTLPGGRAVNASLTFAAFEVDSLVYSVDRESKPAVISLLLIGVDINDNFTPYVLQLFIEASDYVPGTHEFHGFATNALLFEVDESQPGDVRALALGAEGSITVIGAGSGASEGDVELSLNATLEYDSAIR
- a CDS encoding MDR family oxidoreductase, yielding MFKGILIEGSRGDQKVSLTSIEESELPEGDVTVDVAFSTLNYKDALAITGKSPIVKQYPMIPGIDFAGTVSSSTHADFKAGDPVVLNGWGVGEKHWGGLAEKARVSGDWLIPLPKAFSPRQAMAIGTAGYTAMLCVMALEKNGVTPDSGDILVTGATGGVGSIAVALLAKRGYSVTAVTGRSEEADYLKSLGAGNILDRAELSEPSKPLVRETWAGAIDVAGGQVLANVCAGMKYRGVVAACGLAAGMDFPSTVAPFILRGVTLCGVDSVMAPKAERLEAWKRLSEDLDIDLLERMITEIPFEDAIEGASQLLDGKVRGRIVVPVAG